The Deltaproteobacteria bacterium genome includes a region encoding these proteins:
- a CDS encoding glutamate synthase subunit beta yields the protein MSDPMGFLEIARQKTAYRPVNERVKDWDYVGPKTLPLEQNLQQAKRCMDCGVPFCQSDYGCPVHNVIPEWNSLVGSGRWEEALKKLHATNNFPEFTGFLCPAPCENACVLNRDNQPVTIREIELAIIERGFEAGLVKPQAPREERRERVAIVGSGPAGLAAAQELRRRGFQVRVFDKGQKPGGLLRYGIPDFKMAKYVIDRRIEQMQAEGVEFSLGMSVGTDVSINDLQRDFDAVLLAVGAEAARDLPIPGRDLAGVHLAMDYLTVQNRVLSGEITSAAINAAGKRVAVIGGGDTASDCIGTARRQGAAAIYEFSLLPKPGDERGRETPWPLVPLTLKVSHAHEEGCERLFGVMTTGFSGQDGKVSQLHAVQCETKDGQLIKKAGTEFSLDVDLVLLAIGFVGADAKIASVTPGLVQRPNGTLAGDVNGMTSLPGVFVAGDARRGASLIVWAIAEGRRAADSIERYLHR from the coding sequence ATGTCTGATCCTATGGGATTTCTCGAAATAGCGCGGCAAAAAACGGCTTATCGCCCTGTCAACGAGCGGGTGAAAGACTGGGATTACGTCGGTCCAAAGACGCTGCCGCTTGAGCAAAACTTGCAGCAGGCCAAACGCTGCATGGATTGCGGAGTTCCGTTCTGTCAGAGCGATTACGGGTGTCCCGTCCATAACGTGATTCCCGAGTGGAACAGTTTGGTCGGATCGGGACGGTGGGAAGAAGCTTTAAAGAAATTGCACGCTACCAACAACTTTCCTGAGTTTACGGGCTTCCTCTGTCCTGCCCCGTGCGAGAATGCCTGTGTTCTCAATCGTGACAATCAGCCAGTCACAATTCGTGAAATAGAGCTGGCGATTATTGAGCGTGGGTTTGAAGCTGGTCTCGTGAAACCGCAAGCACCACGAGAGGAGCGACGTGAACGGGTCGCGATCGTGGGATCAGGACCAGCTGGACTTGCAGCGGCGCAGGAATTGCGGCGCCGCGGATTTCAGGTGCGCGTGTTTGATAAGGGCCAGAAGCCTGGTGGTCTCTTGCGGTACGGTATTCCTGATTTCAAGATGGCCAAATACGTGATCGATCGCCGGATCGAGCAGATGCAGGCTGAAGGAGTTGAGTTTAGTCTCGGTATGAGTGTCGGTACTGACGTATCGATCAATGATTTGCAGAGGGATTTTGACGCCGTACTGTTGGCAGTAGGTGCTGAAGCCGCTCGTGACCTGCCGATTCCTGGTCGCGATCTAGCGGGTGTGCATCTAGCTATGGATTATCTCACTGTGCAGAATCGGGTGCTCAGCGGTGAAATCACGAGTGCGGCAATCAACGCCGCCGGTAAACGTGTAGCAGTGATTGGCGGCGGTGATACGGCTTCAGACTGTATCGGTACAGCACGACGCCAGGGAGCTGCAGCGATCTATGAGTTTTCGCTGTTGCCGAAGCCCGGGGATGAGCGCGGCCGCGAGACACCTTGGCCTCTGGTTCCTCTAACGCTTAAAGTTTCGCACGCTCACGAAGAGGGTTGTGAGCGACTATTCGGCGTGATGACCACAGGATTCAGCGGTCAGGATGGTAAGGTGTCGCAGCTGCATGCTGTGCAGTGTGAAACCAAAGATGGGCAATTGATTAAGAAAGCAGGTACTGAGTTCTCGCTTGATGTAGATTTAGTTCTACTAGCCATTGGGTTTGTTGGGGCAGACGCAAAAATTGCAAGTGTGACTCCCGGGCTTGTGCAGCGTCCCAACGGAACCTTAGCAGGCGACGTCAATGGGATGACCTCCCTACCTGGAGTATTTGTAGCTGGCGATGCCCGTAGGGGGGCATCTCTCATCGTGTGGGCAATTGCAGAGGGACGACGAGCAGCGGATTCTATTGAGCGCTATCTCCATCGTTAA
- a CDS encoding LysR family transcriptional regulator produces MELNHLKYFHAVVKEGSFTRAAKVMRIQQPTISKMVRSLEEELGVVLLERYRSGVHLTHAGGEIFKRCEEIFQSVEEIKTVSGQEMTECQGALSFGLTDSAASSLGPHVLEDFLARHPKVRPSLFSGASNLICNELIEGRIEFGLFFTIPSNEDFFVKELMKIPFQVVIANDHKHKSKLRSQFIISRDIDYPKSRQFPVLEMLKKNKIQFDVAASSNNLDSQKQMVLRGLGVALLPRFMIKSDIAAGTLSVLYPKKEFSYSLKLVTRKRWVLSKNAETFLEFFHKVINELS; encoded by the coding sequence ATGGAACTCAATCATCTTAAATACTTCCACGCTGTGGTCAAAGAGGGCAGCTTCACCCGCGCCGCGAAAGTCATGCGGATTCAGCAGCCTACCATCAGCAAGATGGTTCGTTCCCTCGAGGAGGAACTGGGTGTCGTCCTGCTCGAGCGCTACCGTAGCGGCGTGCATTTAACCCACGCTGGTGGCGAGATTTTTAAGCGCTGTGAGGAAATCTTTCAAAGTGTTGAGGAAATCAAAACGGTCTCAGGACAAGAAATGACAGAGTGCCAGGGAGCGCTCTCTTTTGGGCTGACCGATTCTGCAGCTAGCTCGCTAGGTCCTCACGTACTCGAGGACTTCCTGGCCAGGCATCCAAAAGTGAGGCCCTCGCTTTTCTCCGGTGCGTCCAATCTGATCTGCAACGAACTTATTGAGGGGCGAATTGAGTTTGGTCTTTTCTTTACGATACCAAGTAACGAGGACTTCTTCGTTAAAGAGCTGATGAAGATTCCCTTCCAAGTGGTGATCGCTAATGACCACAAGCATAAATCAAAGTTGCGATCGCAGTTTATCATCTCGCGCGACATCGATTACCCGAAGTCACGTCAGTTTCCGGTTTTAGAAATGCTTAAGAAAAATAAAATTCAATTTGATGTTGCGGCATCTAGCAACAACTTAGACTCACAAAAACAAATGGTGCTGCGGGGACTCGGTGTAGCCCTACTTCCGCGATTTATGATCAAGTCAGACATTGCGGCAGGAACTTTATCGGTGCTTTATCCGAAAAAAGAGTTCTCCTACAGCCTAAAGCTCGTTACCCGCAAGCGATGGGTACTCAGCAAGAACGCCGAAACATTCCTTGAGTTCTTCCACAAGGTGATTAACGAGCTAAGTTAA
- a CDS encoding HAD family hydrolase: MAHGFLIDMDGVMYRGNQPIPGAIEFVRRLMDDEIPFLFLTNNSQRTKRDVVAKMHRMGIPIQEKHVFTSAISTAQYLASQTPRGTAFVIGEGGLLNALHEYDYSIVDNDPDYVVVGEGRTMTLELIEKAVKLIGRGAKLIATNMDPSCPTEGGLRPGCGAIVAMLEAATGIKAFSLGKPSPVMFRAARKELGLRTAETIMIGDTMETDILGATQMGYYSVLVLSGGTHKDELSKFSYRPDLVVSSVADLLDSAALSKFFKQNGIKPSVTSSVKKGEVTAST; encoded by the coding sequence ATGGCGCATGGTTTTTTGATCGATATGGACGGAGTGATGTACCGGGGTAACCAACCCATCCCTGGTGCCATCGAGTTTGTAAGACGTCTGATGGACGATGAAATTCCCTTTCTCTTTCTGACCAACAACAGCCAGCGCACTAAGCGCGACGTTGTTGCCAAGATGCACCGTATGGGCATTCCTATCCAGGAGAAGCACGTCTTTACCAGCGCCATCTCAACCGCGCAATACCTTGCATCACAGACTCCCAGGGGAACCGCATTTGTGATCGGTGAGGGAGGCCTCCTCAACGCACTCCACGAGTATGATTACTCCATTGTAGATAACGATCCAGATTATGTAGTCGTCGGAGAGGGTCGCACCATGACCCTAGAACTTATTGAAAAAGCGGTTAAATTAATTGGCCGTGGAGCCAAGCTGATTGCTACAAACATGGATCCTAGCTGCCCAACCGAGGGTGGTCTACGCCCGGGATGCGGTGCCATTGTGGCCATGCTTGAGGCCGCGACGGGCATAAAAGCATTCAGCCTAGGTAAACCTAGTCCGGTGATGTTCCGGGCGGCGCGTAAGGAGTTAGGGCTTCGTACCGCCGAGACCATTATGATCGGCGACACCATGGAGACTGATATCCTGGGCGCAACTCAGATGGGCTACTACTCGGTTCTGGTGCTTTCTGGTGGCACGCACAAAGACGAGCTCAGCAAGTTCTCCTATCGTCCGGATCTCGTAGTCAGCTCGGTCGCTGATCTGCTTGATTCCGCCGCCCTGAGCAAGTTCTTTAAGCAAAATGGCATCAAGCCTAGTGTGACTTCCAGCGTCAAAAAAGGCGAAGTCACCGCAAGTACCTAA
- a CDS encoding class I SAM-dependent RNA methyltransferase — protein sequence MFARKHLMSSKCRHYRSCSGCSSLTTPYAKQLRDKGLALHKIFSGVKVGEILPVTASPTQFAYRSSTKLCLDEDSFGQRRIGLYQAQSKTVVNIPDCPVHEPGINKLVARLMTGDGATRLPASFYQHGKRGFQPNRLKFLTIRNSASFQAAGVILSHTGVDASALLTWAQQVATDKLAVYGTKLSKDDDTRIIGSEVTHLAGPRTIPFAVAGRTFHLSPLSFFQANQQLVAEFIRAITSGLSGDTLLDLYGGFGAYSYAAAGDFRQIYLVDGNADAIEAAAAQSDAPRHLKAIHDSVENFLARHAAVQRDGARVSAVIINPPRGGIAAKVSAYFASPTKHASLKSLTYVSCNPQTLVRDLKLLMKSGQWQIDSVHPFDMFPQTEHVEVVAKLSRR from the coding sequence ATGTTTGCCAGAAAGCACCTCATGTCTAGCAAGTGCCGCCATTATCGCTCGTGCTCCGGTTGTTCCAGCCTCACAACCCCGTATGCTAAACAACTGCGCGATAAGGGCCTTGCCCTGCACAAGATTTTTAGCGGTGTCAAAGTAGGGGAAATCCTGCCTGTCACTGCAAGTCCGACGCAGTTTGCCTACCGCAGCTCGACCAAGCTTTGTTTGGACGAGGACAGCTTCGGTCAGCGTCGCATCGGACTTTATCAGGCGCAGTCTAAAACGGTTGTAAATATCCCAGACTGCCCCGTGCATGAACCTGGCATCAATAAGCTGGTCGCCCGACTGATGACGGGCGATGGCGCAACGAGACTGCCGGCATCCTTCTATCAACACGGAAAACGCGGCTTTCAGCCAAACCGGCTTAAGTTTTTAACCATCCGGAATAGCGCCAGTTTTCAGGCAGCAGGGGTAATTCTATCCCATACTGGGGTCGATGCGTCGGCACTGCTGACATGGGCTCAGCAAGTCGCCACAGATAAACTCGCTGTTTACGGCACAAAACTCTCCAAAGACGACGATACCCGCATCATCGGAAGTGAGGTCACACACCTGGCTGGTCCAAGAACCATCCCATTTGCTGTCGCCGGCCGGACATTTCATCTGAGCCCTTTGTCTTTTTTTCAGGCAAACCAGCAGTTAGTGGCGGAGTTTATCAGGGCGATCACATCTGGCCTCAGTGGCGACACCTTGCTCGACCTCTACGGCGGATTCGGCGCCTACAGCTATGCGGCAGCCGGGGATTTCCGCCAGATCTATTTAGTAGACGGTAACGCGGACGCCATTGAAGCTGCTGCGGCTCAATCAGATGCACCGCGCCATCTTAAAGCTATTCATGACTCGGTAGAAAACTTCCTGGCTCGCCATGCTGCCGTGCAGCGAGACGGGGCAAGGGTCAGTGCTGTGATCATAAACCCACCGCGTGGGGGAATCGCGGCCAAAGTCAGCGCCTACTTCGCATCCCCCACGAAGCACGCTAGTCTTAAATCCCTAACCTACGTCTCGTGCAATCCCCAGACTTTAGTTAGAGATCTAAAACTACTGATGAAATCTGGCCAATGGCAAATCGACTCGGTGCACCCATTCGACATGTTTCCACAGACAGAGCATGTCGAGGTTGTGGCCAAACTGAGTCGCCGCTGA
- a CDS encoding response regulator transcription factor, with translation MRILVVEDDAPLASILLRTLREESYAVDHAPDGQEAEWLAFENPYDLIILDLMLPRKNGMEVLKTLRDGGLTTPVLILTARDAKEDVVKGLDQGADDYLTKPFNLDELLARVRALLRRPSGEPASMIEAGPLRIDPSRKEVTRDGQVLQLTAKEYALLEYLARHAGTVLSRTQLSEHVWDMNFEPTSNVVDVYIGYLRNKVDRPFEHALIKTVRGHGYMLDLPVSQAKVVPSVAVENVTHVS, from the coding sequence ATGAGAATCCTCGTGGTCGAAGACGATGCTCCCTTGGCAAGTATCCTGCTCCGTACGCTCCGGGAGGAATCGTATGCGGTTGACCATGCTCCTGATGGGCAAGAGGCGGAGTGGCTCGCGTTTGAAAATCCTTATGATCTCATCATTCTAGACCTCATGTTGCCGCGCAAGAACGGGATGGAAGTCCTGAAAACGCTGCGTGACGGTGGTCTGACCACGCCTGTCCTGATCTTAACCGCTCGCGATGCCAAGGAGGACGTGGTTAAGGGACTCGATCAGGGGGCCGACGATTACCTGACCAAGCCGTTCAATCTGGACGAGTTGTTGGCACGGGTGCGTGCGCTATTGAGGCGCCCGAGTGGTGAGCCTGCCTCGATGATCGAGGCTGGACCTTTGCGCATCGATCCGAGCCGTAAGGAAGTGACGCGGGATGGTCAGGTGCTGCAACTCACGGCTAAGGAGTATGCGTTGCTTGAGTATCTGGCGCGCCATGCAGGCACGGTGCTGAGTCGGACGCAGCTAAGTGAGCACGTATGGGACATGAACTTTGAGCCCACGTCTAATGTCGTTGATGTTTATATCGGTTACCTCCGTAATAAGGTGGACAGACCGTTTGAGCATGCACTCATTAAGACGGTGCGCGGTCATGGCTACATGTTAGATTTGCCTGTCAGTCAAGCTAAAGTGGTGCCATCAGTTGCGGTAGAAAATGTGACGCATGTTTCTTGA
- a CDS encoding HAMP domain-containing protein translates to MFLDRIPVRLRLALGHAIWMALLFLCVGFGLYRIVEHNLLRSVDASLIVSAQSIRDARFVRGFSPPIMERFLNQFFGEKHIQPYAQLVDLSGKISVKTDLRVSLPVTHKALYRAERGLETLETFPPRRATDAPLRQVTLPVMRYGRFTGEFIQVGATLDSTFHTLKEIAWVLWTSLPLGVILSMVFGYLLAKRSLMPVTEMSEAAKRLGSDDLSVRLPLPQAKDELRQLAQTFNEMLDRLEDAFKRLRRFTGDVSHELRTPLAVLRGEAELALRRERTAEDYRSSLKTIMSEATNMTGIIEDLLLLARAESRAVAMTWMELRAVDFVADLAQAVYPVYEKRSVTLRTNLQFHGDFSANPGYLTLALKNILLNAAKHSAPDNVVDFTITADSKEMVFIVTDRGEGIPEESLPYIFDPFYRADTARNRAAGGTGIGLSLAMALVKLHNGQISVTSKTGSGATFTVRIPQQFTEKSRLEINRLNFTKPQVGKSQPSLA, encoded by the coding sequence ATGTTTCTTGACCGTATTCCAGTGAGGCTGAGGTTAGCTCTGGGCCATGCCATTTGGATGGCCCTGCTATTCCTCTGTGTCGGATTTGGACTCTACCGAATCGTCGAGCATAATCTATTGCGCTCGGTTGATGCGTCGCTGATAGTTTCAGCCCAGTCAATCAGAGACGCCCGTTTTGTTCGTGGTTTTAGTCCGCCAATCATGGAGCGCTTTCTTAATCAATTTTTTGGTGAGAAGCACATTCAGCCTTACGCGCAGCTGGTCGATCTCTCAGGTAAGATCAGCGTCAAGACCGATTTGCGCGTGAGCTTGCCGGTGACACATAAAGCACTCTATCGGGCCGAGCGTGGGCTTGAGACCCTGGAGACCTTTCCACCACGACGGGCTACCGATGCTCCGCTCAGGCAAGTGACCTTGCCCGTGATGCGCTACGGTCGTTTTACGGGTGAGTTCATTCAGGTCGGCGCCACGCTAGATTCTACGTTCCATACGTTAAAAGAGATTGCCTGGGTGCTTTGGACGTCGCTGCCGCTTGGCGTCATATTGTCGATGGTATTTGGTTACCTTCTGGCTAAGCGTTCCTTGATGCCTGTGACCGAAATGAGTGAGGCGGCCAAGCGCTTAGGTAGTGACGATCTAAGTGTGAGATTGCCTCTACCTCAAGCCAAGGATGAATTGCGGCAACTAGCCCAAACGTTCAACGAAATGCTCGATCGCCTTGAGGACGCCTTCAAAAGGCTGCGGCGTTTCACTGGTGATGTTTCCCACGAGCTGCGAACTCCTTTGGCAGTGCTGCGTGGCGAGGCGGAGCTAGCGCTACGCCGTGAGCGCACGGCAGAGGATTACCGATCGTCTCTAAAAACGATCATGTCCGAAGCCACCAACATGACCGGCATCATCGAGGACCTGTTGCTACTAGCGCGGGCCGAGAGTCGCGCTGTAGCGATGACATGGATGGAGTTGAGAGCAGTCGATTTCGTGGCAGATCTCGCGCAAGCGGTGTATCCGGTTTACGAAAAGCGTAGCGTCACGCTGCGGACTAATCTCCAGTTTCACGGTGACTTTAGTGCCAATCCGGGTTACTTAACGCTGGCACTCAAAAACATTCTACTTAACGCGGCTAAACATTCTGCTCCCGACAACGTGGTTGATTTTACGATCACGGCAGACAGTAAGGAGATGGTTTTTATCGTCACTGACAGGGGCGAGGGTATACCTGAGGAGTCTCTACCTTACATCTTTGATCCGTTTTACCGTGCAGATACAGCCCGCAACCGTGCAGCTGGTGGCACGGGGATAGGACTCAGTTTGGCCATGGCACTAGTTAAGCTACATAATGGTCAAATTTCGGTAACTTCTAAGACAGGATCCGGAGCGACCTTTACCGTGAGGATTCCGCAGCAATTTACTGAAAAGTCGCGCCTTGAGATCAATCGTCTTAATTTTACCAAACCTCAGGTCGGCAAATCTCAACCATCGCTAGCCTAA
- a CDS encoding helix-turn-helix domain-containing protein gives MLNDLGDIIRFHRKKSGLTQAQLAQLAGIGKAAVYDLEHRTKSTRIDTLQKVLNVLNISVKLTSPIMNAYEELKHEARASVRSQD, from the coding sequence ATGCTCAACGACTTAGGCGACATCATCCGCTTTCACCGCAAAAAAAGCGGCCTCACGCAAGCACAGCTAGCCCAGCTGGCGGGCATAGGTAAGGCTGCGGTCTACGATCTTGAACATCGGACTAAAAGCACTCGTATCGATACCCTGCAAAAGGTGCTCAACGTACTAAACATCTCCGTCAAACTGACCAGCCCTATCATGAACGCCTACGAGGAACTGAAACATGAAGCGCGCGCGAGTGTTCGTTCACAAGACTGA
- a CDS encoding toxin HipA, whose amino-acid sequence MKRARVFVHKTEAGILEEIVKGRSYRFCYHDAYQGPPVSLTMPVVERNFDYDRFPPFFDGLLPEGIQLLGLLRQGKLDKDDYMQQLITVGADLVGAVSVEGLDDE is encoded by the coding sequence ATGAAGCGCGCGCGAGTGTTCGTTCACAAGACTGAGGCCGGTATACTCGAGGAGATCGTCAAAGGTAGGTCTTACCGTTTTTGTTATCACGATGCTTACCAAGGACCACCTGTTTCTCTGACTATGCCAGTCGTAGAGAGAAATTTCGACTACGATAGGTTTCCTCCGTTTTTTGACGGTTTACTGCCTGAAGGTATTCAGCTCCTTGGTCTACTCAGACAGGGGAAACTAGACAAGGATGACTACATGCAGCAACTCATTACGGTAGGGGCTGACTTAGTTGGAGCAGTGTCGGTTGAGGGACTAGATGATGAATAA
- a CDS encoding HipA domain-containing protein, producing MNKCPITYAECGSNKFSAEGLKKISAKLSNLKDLPLDTNGLRQEAMLRATRLSIQGVQPKLSAKLNIRTESFEIVDAKGKFILKPQADYPELPENEDLTMHLAEVVGFDVPVHGLIYAHDQSMVYFIERFDRLGHNKIATEDFAQLAGANRETKYAYSMERLVGLIEKFCTFPVVEKSELFKRTIFSYLIGNEDMHLKNFSLITRDDIVRLSPVYDFVNSSIVLRDPEELALPLNGKKRGITRKLLLEYYGLGRLGLGQKVIDDHMQRFSRALPVFYDWIEKSFLSAAYREKYKALVNARATMLQIT from the coding sequence ATGAATAAGTGCCCAATCACTTACGCGGAGTGCGGATCGAATAAGTTTTCTGCAGAAGGCCTTAAAAAAATTTCGGCCAAACTCTCAAACCTCAAAGATCTTCCGCTTGACACCAACGGACTGCGCCAGGAGGCCATGCTTAGGGCCACTAGACTATCCATTCAGGGAGTCCAACCAAAACTCAGTGCCAAACTCAACATCAGAACGGAATCATTTGAGATCGTCGACGCCAAAGGCAAATTTATCCTGAAGCCTCAGGCTGATTATCCGGAATTACCAGAGAACGAAGATCTCACCATGCACCTTGCGGAGGTCGTCGGATTCGACGTCCCAGTTCATGGACTAATCTACGCTCATGACCAATCCATGGTTTACTTCATCGAGCGGTTTGATCGCCTTGGTCATAACAAAATTGCTACCGAAGACTTTGCGCAACTAGCCGGTGCGAATCGCGAGACTAAATACGCCTACAGCATGGAGCGACTTGTAGGTTTGATCGAAAAGTTTTGTACATTTCCCGTCGTTGAAAAGTCAGAGCTCTTCAAAAGAACGATATTTAGCTATCTGATTGGTAACGAGGACATGCACCTTAAGAATTTCTCCCTCATCACCAGAGACGATATCGTCCGCCTTTCGCCGGTATACGACTTTGTAAATTCCTCTATAGTGCTCAGAGATCCAGAAGAACTAGCACTGCCACTTAATGGCAAAAAGCGCGGGATTACCAGGAAACTGTTACTTGAGTATTATGGACTTGGGCGGCTAGGACTGGGGCAAAAGGTCATAGATGACCATATGCAGAGATTTAGTCGGGCACTTCCTGTATTTTATGATTGGATCGAAAAAAGCTTTCTGTCGGCAGCTTATCGCGAAAAATACAAGGCACTAGTGAACGCGCGAGCCACCATGCTCCAAATCACTTAA
- a CDS encoding YihY family inner membrane protein: MQKYIDVVHRYLPESIRSRSHVGRIFIQDIVRCDLTKQASAMAYVTLLSLVPSLVAIFCVLSLFTPLLGKGSSLIDQAREFILENLASDSGEAAVSYLDRMISKISLATIGWSSFASVLVTLILLLRQVEEALNRIWLVRKGRNVFIRFMYFWTFLTLGMVIVAIGVGVTASLSFPALFSSTSSVSIGPMAWIIGRFTELLGSFIFFFFLYKIGPNCAVGTKNAALGALVAGTALQISGWLYGIYVRDAKNYQTLYGALAQVPIFLVWLYIGWIIILIGALVSWRLQEGFPVQGEEEALDQSKSPVEQLRNMQFKAALPWVSLLAIHQQFAAGSGKGLSGQDLAHKMRLPASWVTEALDALQSLGYVVAGKTQGSVSSGAPQVTDPYFPTAPATNLKVTQVTQDLSSPMEQWLENWHYDMPINLRKAIHLIGRDHGAATMSDILQAI, encoded by the coding sequence ATGCAGAAATACATCGACGTAGTTCATCGCTATCTCCCTGAGAGTATCCGGTCGCGTTCCCATGTAGGTCGGATTTTTATCCAGGATATTGTCCGCTGCGACCTCACCAAGCAGGCGAGCGCCATGGCCTACGTGACGCTGCTGTCGCTGGTACCATCGCTGGTAGCCATTTTTTGCGTGCTCTCGCTATTTACGCCACTACTGGGCAAAGGCTCGAGCCTCATCGATCAAGCCCGCGAATTCATCCTCGAGAATCTTGCCTCAGACAGCGGCGAGGCTGCGGTGAGTTATCTCGATCGCATGATCAGCAAGATCAGTCTTGCTACTATAGGTTGGTCCAGCTTTGCCAGCGTGCTAGTCACGCTGATTCTGCTGCTGCGTCAGGTTGAAGAGGCCTTGAATAGGATCTGGTTGGTCCGCAAGGGCCGCAACGTCTTCATCCGCTTTATGTACTTCTGGACCTTTTTAACGTTAGGCATGGTGATTGTGGCGATTGGTGTGGGGGTCACGGCAAGCCTGAGCTTTCCTGCACTATTCTCCTCCACTTCGAGCGTGAGTATCGGACCCATGGCATGGATCATCGGTCGATTCACGGAATTACTCGGCAGTTTCATCTTCTTCTTTTTCCTCTATAAGATCGGTCCTAACTGTGCTGTTGGCACGAAGAACGCAGCGCTGGGTGCTTTGGTCGCCGGGACTGCCCTGCAGATCAGTGGGTGGCTGTACGGCATCTATGTACGCGACGCCAAGAACTACCAAACGCTCTACGGTGCGTTGGCTCAGGTGCCGATCTTCCTGGTTTGGTTGTACATAGGGTGGATCATCATTCTGATTGGTGCACTGGTGAGTTGGCGCCTGCAAGAGGGTTTCCCCGTGCAGGGTGAGGAAGAGGCTTTAGACCAGAGTAAATCGCCCGTTGAGCAGCTCCGCAACATGCAGTTCAAAGCTGCGTTGCCCTGGGTATCACTGCTGGCTATTCATCAGCAGTTTGCCGCGGGCAGTGGCAAGGGTCTGAGCGGCCAAGATCTAGCCCACAAGATGCGACTCCCAGCAAGCTGGGTGACCGAGGCCCTCGATGCTCTGCAGTCACTTGGCTACGTCGTGGCTGGTAAGACGCAAGGATCGGTCTCGTCGGGAGCACCGCAAGTGACTGATCCCTATTTCCCAACCGCTCCCGCCACCAACCTAAAAGTCACGCAAGTGACGCAGGATCTCAGTAGTCCGATGGAGCAGTGGCTAGAAAACTGGCACTACGATATGCCCATCAATCTGCGCAAAGCGATCCATCTCATCGGCCGCGATCACGGCGCAGCGACCATGAGCGATATTCTGCAGGCGATATGA
- a CDS encoding 50S ribosomal protein L11 methyltransferase — translation MHPQHTYELRVNFVGETPAAVKCKERMIDWLLLNGVESFVEGELAVDINQNQDEPPRDYYTELGGDQTPLSVYRYSRESLDDLRIKLEHAFGAQIETALNTMETELWMEGWKESFQPFATEVFYVRPPWITTPAPRPGLIDLVIEPGMAFGTGQHATTRLCLEQVGADFQELGTKVAQRSVLDVGCGTGILLIGAKKLGYGRCLGTDIEDDAILASKTNAQVNGVATDFMLGSLPDGETFDLVLANILAVVIIRLMPQLAAAIAPGGKIVFSGLLTEEADEVIAAGCRVGLAPVRQTDLAGWGCIVMSQPQRR, via the coding sequence ATGCATCCACAGCACACCTATGAACTCCGCGTTAACTTCGTCGGCGAAACTCCTGCTGCAGTGAAATGCAAGGAACGCATGATCGACTGGTTGCTACTTAATGGCGTCGAGTCCTTTGTCGAGGGTGAGCTTGCTGTCGACATCAATCAGAACCAAGATGAGCCGCCACGGGACTACTACACCGAGCTCGGTGGGGATCAAACGCCGCTGTCTGTATACCGTTATAGCCGTGAATCGCTGGATGACTTGCGTATCAAACTCGAGCATGCCTTTGGCGCGCAAATTGAAACGGCGCTCAACACCATGGAGACGGAGCTCTGGATGGAGGGGTGGAAGGAGAGCTTTCAGCCTTTCGCTACCGAAGTATTTTATGTGCGTCCCCCGTGGATCACGACACCAGCGCCGCGTCCTGGTCTTATCGATCTCGTGATCGAGCCCGGCATGGCCTTCGGGACTGGACAGCACGCCACCACCAGGCTTTGCCTGGAGCAAGTGGGGGCTGATTTTCAGGAGCTGGGCACCAAGGTGGCTCAGCGCTCGGTATTGGACGTCGGGTGCGGCACAGGCATTCTCCTGATTGGCGCTAAGAAATTGGGCTACGGTCGCTGCCTCGGCACCGATATCGAGGATGACGCCATACTGGCCTCTAAGACTAACGCCCAGGTAAACGGCGTAGCTACCGACTTTATGTTGGGGAGTCTTCCTGACGGTGAGACCTTTGATCTCGTATTGGCCAATATCCTTGCCGTCGTCATTATCAGACTAATGCCGCAGCTAGCGGCAGCAATTGCACCAGGTGGCAAGATTGTCTTCAGCGGATTACTCACCGAAGAGGCTGATGAGGTTATCGCTGCCGGGTGCCGCGTGGGCCTTGCCCCGGTCAGGCAGACTGACTTGGCGGGCTGGGGCTGCATTGTGATGTCTCAGCCTCAGCGTCGCTGA